From Phyllopteryx taeniolatus isolate TA_2022b chromosome 18, UOR_Ptae_1.2, whole genome shotgun sequence, the proteins below share one genomic window:
- the LOC133468147 gene encoding galectin-8-like encodes MSICQSRQTFVRPALPFSWTIQGGLLPGEMVVIKGALPSDADRFQVDLTCGSSMSPRADVLFHLNPRVKKGHVVCNTLQGGCWGREEILHHMPFTRAAPFELVLLALNDCFKVAVNGAHVLDYKHRLPLDLVDTLAVSGKVKVDVVAVLPQATALSSPTATPVNQDAEQPHLADDIANSHMLVMSADARGGFQGDLAGGLRAGSSIAIRGRANQGAERFAVNLYVGNSSDIALHLNPRFKHKIIVANSFLSGCWGNEERQVDSFPFGPGLYFEMIVRCDGNFFRVAVNGVHQLDYKYRVYDLRSVTQLQVTGDVTLMDATVI; translated from the exons atgtcCATTTGTCAAAGCAGGCAAACGTTTGTCAGGCCG GCGCTTCCGTTCTCATGGACCATCCAAGGTGGACTTCTTCCCGGCGAGATGGTCGTCATCAAAGGAGCGCTGCCTTCTGATGCTGACAG ATTCCAGGTGGACCTGACGTGCGGCAGCAGCATGTCGCCGCGCGCCGACGTGCTTTTCCACTTGAACCCGCGCGTGAAGAAAGGTCACGTGGTGTGTAACACACTTCAGGGGGGTTGCTGGGGCCGCGAGGAGATCCTTCACCACATGCCCTTCACTCGCGCCGCCCCCTTTGAGCTGGTGCTGCTCGCCCTCAACGACTGCTTCAAG GTGGCGGTAAACGGCGCTCACGTGTTGGACTACAAACATCGACTGCCGCTGGACCTCGTTGACACGCTGGCCGTTTCGGGAAAGGTCAAGGTTGATGTCGTGGCCGTTCTGCCGCAAGCT ACAGCGCTTTCGTCACCCACCGCCACGCCGGTCAATCAGGACGCGGAGCAGCCACATTTGGCCGATGACATCGCAAACTCGCATATGCTTGTCATGTCAGCTGATGCG cGCGGCGGATTCCAGGGTGACCTGGCTGGCGGCCTCCGTGCGGGCAGCAGCATCGCCATCAGAGGACGAGCCAATCAGGGGGCAGAGAG ATTTGCGGTCAACCTGTACGTGGGCAACAGCAGCGACATTGCGCTGCACCTGAACCCTCGCTTCAAACATAAAATTATTGTGGCGAACTCCTTCCTGTCTGGTTGCTGGGGCAATGAGGAGCGCCAAGTGGACTCCTTCCCCTTTGGACCCGGACTCTACTTTGAG ATGATCGTCCGGTGTGATGGCAACTTTTTCCGCGTGGCCGTCAACGGCGTCCACCAGCTGGATTACAAATACAGAGTTTACGACCTGCGAAGCGTCACGCAGCTGCAAGTGACAGGCGACGTGACACTGATGGACGCCACGGTCATATGA
- the LOC133468145 gene encoding ribonucleoside-diphosphate reductase subunit M2-like encodes MQSSRAPLSAHNENKMSADVSKMALDKENTPPSLNTTRKLASKTARKIVPQSPLKGVKNGGGEEEEPLLKDNPRRFVIFPIQYHDIWRMYKKAEASFWTAEEVDLSKDTQHWEVLKEDEKFFISHVLAFFAASDGIVNENLVERFMQEVQVTEARCFYGFQIAMENIHSEMYSLLIDTYIKDPKEREYLFNAIETMPCVKNKADWALNWIGNKNATYGERVVAFAAVEGIFFSGSFAAIFWLKKRGLMPGLTFSNELISRDEGLHCDFACLMFKHLVNKPSVDTVTSIIKNAVEIEQEFLTQALPVKLIGMNTELMKRYIEFVADRLMMELGFAKLFCVENPFDFMENISLEGKTNFFEKRVGEYQRMGVMSAITDNTFTLDADF; translated from the exons atgCAGTCTTCTCGCGCGCCCCTTTCCGCCCACAACGAAAACAAGATGAGCGCTGACGTCAGCAAGATGGCGCTGGACAAGGAGAACACG CCTCCAAGCCTGAACACGACGCGCAAATTGGCGTCCAAAACCGCGCGCAAAATCGTCCCCCAGTCTCCG CTGAAAGGCGTCAAGAATGGTggcggcgaggaggaggagcctcTGCTGAAGGACAACCCCCGTCGCTTTGTGATCTTCCCCATCCAATACCACGACATCTGGCGCATGTACAAGAAGGCCGAGGCGTCTTTCTGGACCGCCGAGGAG gTGGATCTGTCCAAGGACACGCAGCACTGGGAAGTTCTGAAGGAAGACGAGAAGTTTTTCATCTCTCACGTGTTGGCCTTCTTTGCTGCCAGCGACGGCATCGTCAATGAGAACCTG GTGGAGCGCTTCATGCAGGAAGTTCAGGTGACGGAGGCGCGTTGCTTCTACGGCTTCCAGATCGCCATGGAGAACATCCACTCGGAGATGTACAGCCTCCTCATCGACACATACATCAAAGACCCCAAAGAAAG AGAATACCTATTCAACGCCATTGAGACCATGCCGTGTGTCAAGAACAAGGCTGACTGGGCGCTCAACTGGATCGGCAATAAGAACGCCACCTACG GCGAGCGCGTGGTGGCCTTCGCCGCCGTGGAGGGCATCTTCTTCTCCGGGTCCTTCGCCGCCATCTTCTGGCTGAAGAAACGCGGCCTGATGCCCGGACTCACCTTCTCCAACGAGCTCATCAGCAGAGATGAG GGTCTCCACTGCGACTTTGCGTGTTTAATGTTCAAGCACCTGGTCAACAAGCCGTCCGTGGACACTGTGACATCCATCATCAAAAACGCAGTAGAGATCGAGCAG GAGTTCCTGACTCAGGCGCTGCCGGTCAAGCTGATCGGGATGAACACCGAGCTGATGAAGCGCTACATCGAGTTTGTGGCCGACCGCCTCATGATGGAGCTCGGCTTCGCCAAG CTGTTCTGCGTGGAGAACCCGTTCGACTTCATGGAGAACATCTCCCTGGAGGGCAAGACCAACTTCTTCGAGAAGCGTGTCGGCGAGTACCAGCGTATGGGTGTCATGTCCGCCATCACGGACAACACATTCACACTGGACGCAGACTTCTGA
- the LOC133468321 gene encoding claudin-20-like isoform X2 — MLSTALQILAFALALLGTVGATVATLLPNWQVSIKVWSSMVAPMWHTRGLWMDCVWYGTGVFSCTTNKSPLALPPYLQTTRAAMVLSCAVAAFGLCLASLGLRCTRWGGGHRAKGQTAVAAGGCFVLAGALCLGPASWFTSEVVAAFMSAHLPDSSKYQPGGALCVTFVSAGFLLAAGFIFCLSCPGAGSAPPDYPTPTEPDRFALAQVNRCRPQSESHVDTARAEETYASPSKRAPKDVKDSYSLQEYV, encoded by the coding sequence ATGCTGTCTACCGCCCTGCAGATCCTGGCGTTCGCCCTGGCGCTGCTGGGAACGGTCGGCGCCACGGTGGCCACGCTGCTGCCCAACTGGCAGGTGAGCATCAAGGTGTGGTCCAGCATGGTGGCCCCCATGTGGCACACGCGGGGCCTGTGGATGGACTGCGTGTGGTACGGGACCGGCGTCTTCAGCTGCACCACCAACAAGTCCCCGCTGGCGCTGCCCCCCTATCTGCAGACCACCCGGGCCGCCATGGTCCTGTCCTGCGCCGTGGCCGCCTTCGGTCTGTGCCTGGCCTCTCTAGGGCTCCGTTGCACCCGTTGGGGGGGCGGCCACCGAGCCAAGGGGCAGACGGCCGTGGCGGCCGGGGGCTGCTTCGTCCTGGCCGGCGCCCTGTGCCTGGGCCCCGCTTCCTGGTTCACCTCGGAGGTGGTGGCCGCCTTCATGAGCGCCCACCTGCCCGACAGTAGCAAATACCAGCCCGGGGGGGCGCTCTGCGTCACCTTCGTCTCCGCCGGCTTCCTCCTGGCGGCGGGGTTTATCTTTTGTTTGTCCTGTCCGGGCGCGGGGTCCGCCCCGCCAGACTACCCGACCCCCACGGAGCCCGACAGATTCGCGCTAGCCCAAGTGAACCGCTGCCGCCCGCAAAGCGAAAGTCACGTTGACACCGCCCGGGCCGAGGAGACGTACGCGTCCCCCTCCAAGCGGGCCCCCAAGGACGTGAAGGACAGTTACAGCCTGCAGGAATATGTTTAA
- the LOC133468321 gene encoding claudin-20-like isoform X1, whose product MEEDSQKETGKNSWRQQKADFIVYRARIVARQDGRACERVRAMLSTALQILAFALALLGTVGATVATLLPNWQVSIKVWSSMVAPMWHTRGLWMDCVWYGTGVFSCTTNKSPLALPPYLQTTRAAMVLSCAVAAFGLCLASLGLRCTRWGGGHRAKGQTAVAAGGCFVLAGALCLGPASWFTSEVVAAFMSAHLPDSSKYQPGGALCVTFVSAGFLLAAGFIFCLSCPGAGSAPPDYPTPTEPDRFALAQVNRCRPQSESHVDTARAEETYASPSKRAPKDVKDSYSLQEYV is encoded by the exons ATGGAAGAGGACTCACAAAAGGAG actggAAAAAACTCCTGGAGACAGCAGAAAGCCGACTTTATAGTCTACCGAGCAA GAATCGTCGCGCGTCAGGACGGGCGTGCGTGCGAGCGGGTCCGAGCGATGCTGTCTACCGCCCTGCAGATCCTGGCGTTCGCCCTGGCGCTGCTGGGAACGGTCGGCGCCACGGTGGCCACGCTGCTGCCCAACTGGCAGGTGAGCATCAAGGTGTGGTCCAGCATGGTGGCCCCCATGTGGCACACGCGGGGCCTGTGGATGGACTGCGTGTGGTACGGGACCGGCGTCTTCAGCTGCACCACCAACAAGTCCCCGCTGGCGCTGCCCCCCTATCTGCAGACCACCCGGGCCGCCATGGTCCTGTCCTGCGCCGTGGCCGCCTTCGGTCTGTGCCTGGCCTCTCTAGGGCTCCGTTGCACCCGTTGGGGGGGCGGCCACCGAGCCAAGGGGCAGACGGCCGTGGCGGCCGGGGGCTGCTTCGTCCTGGCCGGCGCCCTGTGCCTGGGCCCCGCTTCCTGGTTCACCTCGGAGGTGGTGGCCGCCTTCATGAGCGCCCACCTGCCCGACAGTAGCAAATACCAGCCCGGGGGGGCGCTCTGCGTCACCTTCGTCTCCGCCGGCTTCCTCCTGGCGGCGGGGTTTATCTTTTGTTTGTCCTGTCCGGGCGCGGGGTCCGCCCCGCCAGACTACCCGACCCCCACGGAGCCCGACAGATTCGCGCTAGCCCAAGTGAACCGCTGCCGCCCGCAAAGCGAAAGTCACGTTGACACCGCCCGGGCCGAGGAGACGTACGCGTCCCCCTCCAAGCGGGCCCCCAAGGACGTGAAGGACAGTTACAGCCTGCAGGAATATGTTTAA
- the LOC133468144 gene encoding ribonucleoside-diphosphate reductase subunit M2-like translates to MQSSLRAPLSAYNENKMSAGINTMALDKENTPPSLNTTRKLASKTARKIFPESPLKGVKNGGGEEAEPLLKDNPRRFVIFPIQYHDIWRMYKKAEASFWTAEEVDLSKDTQHWEVLKEDEKFFISHVLAFFAASDGIVNENLVERFMQEVQVTEARCFYGFQIAMENIHSEMYSLLIDTYIKDPKEREHLFNAIETMPCIKKKADWALNWIGNKNATYAERVVAFAAVEGIFFSGSFAAIFWLKKRGLMPGLTFSNELISRDEGLHCDFACLMFKHLVNKPSVDTVTSIIKNAVEIEQEFLTQALPVKLIGMNCDLMKRYIEFVADRLMMELGFAKLFCVENPFDFMENISLEGKTNFFEKRVGEYQRMGIMAATTDNAFTLDADF, encoded by the exons aTGCAGTCTTCTCTTCGCGCGCCCCTGTCCGCCTACAACGAGAACAAGATGAGCGCTGGCATCAACACCATGGCGCTGGACAAAGAAAACACG CCTCCAAGCCTGAACACGACGCGCAAACTGGCGTCCAAAACCGCGCGCAAAATCTTCCCCGAGTCTCCG CTGAAAGGCGTCAAGAATGGTGGCGGCGAGGAGGCGGAGCCTCTGCTGAAGGACAACCCCCGTCGCTTTGTGATCTTCCCCATCCAATACCACGACATCTGGCGCATGTACAAGAAGGCCGAGGCGTCTTTCTGGACCGCCGAGGAG gTGGATCTGTCCAAGGACACGCAGCACTGGGAAGTTCTGAAGGAAGACGAGAAGTTTTTCATCTCTCACGTGTTGGCCTTCTTTGCGGCTAGCGATGGCATCGTCAATGAGAACCTG GTGGAGCGCTTCATGCAGGAAGTTCAGGTGACGGAGGCGCGCTGCTTCTACGGCTTCCAGATCGCCATGGAGAACATCCACTCGGAGATGTACAGCCTCCTCATCGACACGTACATCAAAGACCCCAAAGAAAG AGAACACCTATTCAACGCCATTGAGACCATGCCGTGCATCAAGAAGAAGGCCGACTGGGCGCTCAACTGGATCGGCAATAAGAACGCCACCTACG CCGAGCGTGTGGTGGCCTTCGCCGCCGTGGAGGGCATCTTCTTCTCCGGGTCCTTCGCCGCCATCTTCTGGCTGAAGAAACGCGGCCTGATGCCCGGACTCACCTTCTCCAACGAGCTCATCAGCAGAGATGAG GGTCTCCACTGCGACTTTGCGTGTTTAATGTTCAAGCACCTGGTCAACAAGCCGTCCGTGGACACTGTGACATCCATCATCAAAAACGCAGTAGAGATCGAGCAG GAGTTCCTGACTCAGGCGCTGCCGGTCAAGCTTATTGGGATGAACTGCGACCTGATGAAGCGCTACATCGAGTTTGTGGCCGACCGCCTCATGATGGAGCTCGGCTTCGCCAAG CTGTTTTGCGTGGAGAACCCGTTCGACTTCATGGAGAACATCTCCCTGGAGGGCAAGACCAACTTCTTCGAGAAGCGCGTCGGCGAGTACCAGCGTATGGGCATCATGGCCGCCACCACGGACAACGCATTCACATTGGATGCAGACTTCTGA